A genome region from Proteus vulgaris includes the following:
- the hemH gene encoding ferrochelatase yields the protein MNDAKYGVLLVNLGTPDAPTTGAVRRYLAQFLSDPRVVDVSPLIWKPILQGAILPFRSPKVAKLYQQIWMDEGSPLLVYSRAQQRAVAQRLPHIPVELGMCYGNPSLNEGVEKLLQQGVENIILLPLYPQYSCSTSAAVFDGVSRIFKNRRTIPSLHFIRSYPTHPLYLKALVTSIEKSFQQYGKPDRLVLSFHGIPERFIKTGDIYYDECCLTTEKLKAQLEEQLGYPKEQVMLTFQSRFGREPWLSPYTDKTMEKLGSEGVEHVQVVCPGFSSDCLETLEEINEQNREFFIHGGGKQYEYIPALNDDPEHIDLLEAMIREVCEK from the coding sequence ATGAATGATGCTAAGTATGGTGTTCTTTTGGTTAATCTTGGCACACCTGATGCGCCAACAACGGGAGCTGTTCGACGTTATTTGGCTCAATTTCTTAGTGATCCTCGAGTTGTTGATGTTTCTCCTTTGATTTGGAAACCAATATTACAAGGGGCGATACTACCATTTCGCTCACCTAAAGTGGCTAAGTTATATCAACAGATTTGGATGGATGAGGGCTCACCACTTTTAGTTTATAGCCGAGCGCAACAACGGGCTGTTGCTCAAAGATTACCTCATATACCCGTGGAGTTAGGGATGTGTTATGGCAATCCATCACTCAATGAAGGAGTTGAAAAACTATTACAACAAGGTGTTGAGAACATTATTTTGTTACCACTTTACCCTCAATACTCTTGCTCTACTTCGGCTGCGGTATTTGATGGTGTTAGTCGAATTTTTAAAAATAGGCGTACAATACCCTCTCTTCATTTTATTCGTAGTTATCCTACGCATCCGCTTTATCTCAAAGCGTTAGTCACCTCTATTGAGAAAAGCTTTCAGCAATATGGTAAACCCGATCGTTTAGTTCTCTCTTTCCATGGTATTCCTGAGCGCTTTATCAAAACGGGTGATATTTATTATGATGAGTGTTGCCTCACAACAGAAAAACTAAAAGCGCAATTAGAAGAGCAGTTAGGTTATCCTAAAGAACAGGTCATGTTGACATTTCAGTCACGCTTTGGTCGTGAACCTTGGCTATCGCCTTATACGGATAAAACGATGGAAAAGCTGGGAAGTGAAGGGGTTGAACATGTGCAGGTTGTATGCCCAGGATTTTCATCTGATTGCTTGGAAACATTAGAAGAAATTAATGAACAGAATCGAGAGTTTTTTATTCATGGTGGTGGTAAACAGTACGAATACATTCCTGCATTAAATGATGATCCAGAGCATATTGACTTATTAGAAGCGATGATCAGAGAGGTATGCGAAAAATAA
- the adk gene encoding adenylate kinase translates to MRIILLGAPGAGKGTQAQFIKENYGIPQISTGDMLRAAVSAGTELGLKAKALMDNGQLVTDELVIALVKERIKQDDCRNGFLLDGFPRTIPQADAMKEAGINVDFVLEFSVPDEIIVERIIGRRVHAPSGRVYHIKFNPPKVENRDDVTGEELTTRKDDQEETVRKRLVEYHTQTAPLVSYYQNEAKAGNAKYFKVDGTQKVSEINAELKSILG, encoded by the coding sequence ATGCGTATCATTCTGCTAGGCGCTCCAGGCGCTGGTAAAGGCACTCAGGCTCAATTCATTAAAGAGAACTATGGTATCCCACAGATTTCAACTGGTGATATGTTACGTGCGGCAGTTAGTGCCGGTACAGAACTAGGACTGAAAGCAAAAGCACTGATGGATAATGGTCAGTTAGTGACTGATGAATTAGTTATTGCGTTAGTTAAAGAGCGTATCAAACAAGACGATTGCCGTAATGGTTTCTTGTTGGATGGGTTCCCAAGAACAATTCCACAAGCTGATGCAATGAAAGAAGCGGGTATCAATGTGGATTTCGTACTGGAATTCTCTGTACCTGATGAAATCATTGTTGAGCGTATTATTGGTCGTCGTGTTCACGCACCATCAGGTCGTGTTTATCATATAAAATTTAATCCGCCTAAAGTGGAAAATCGTGATGACGTGACGGGTGAAGAATTAACAACGCGTAAAGATGACCAAGAAGAAACAGTGCGTAAACGTTTAGTTGAGTACCATACTCAAACTGCACCGTTAGTTTCTTATTACCAAAATGAAGCTAAAGCAGGTAATGCGAAATACTTCAAAGTTGATGGTACACAAAAAGTAAGCGAAATTAATGCTGAACTAAAAAGTATCCTTGGCTAA
- the htpG gene encoding molecular chaperone HtpG, with amino-acid sequence MSMKGQETRGFQSEVKQLLQLMIHSLYSNKEIFLRELISNASDAADKLRFRALSDAALYENNGELHVRISTDKEARTLTISDNGIGMTRDEVIDNLGTIAKSGTKSFLESIGQDQAKDSQLIGQFGVGFYSAFIVADKVTVRTRAAGESADKGVFWESEGEGDYTVADIEKAERGTEITLHLREGEDEYLDDWRLRSIISKYSDHISLPVEIETKNEEDGTVTWEKINKAQALWTRNKAEVSDEEYKEFYKHISHDFADPLSWAHNRVEGKQEYTSLLYVPSKAPWDLWNREQRHGLKLYVQRVFIMDEAEQFMPNYLRFIRGLVDSNDLPLNVSREILQDSSVTRNLRSALTKRALQMLQKLAENKPEEYQSFWKEFGLVLKEGPAEDSSNIETIAKLLRFASTHNDSDAQTVSLEDYVSRMVEGQEKIYYITADSYAAAKNSPHLELFRKKGIEVLLLSDRIDEWMMNYLTEFDGKSFQSVSKADESLDKLADEEKLAEQEETDKQLAPFVERIKTLLGDKVKDVKLTHRLTDTPAIVTTSADEMTTQMAKLFAAAGQQVPEVKYNFELNPNHPLVKKTAELTDDALFADWVNLLLDQALFAERGSLEDPNQFIRLVNQLLVQKA; translated from the coding sequence ATGAGTATGAAAGGTCAGGAAACAAGAGGATTTCAGTCAGAAGTTAAACAACTTCTTCAATTAATGATCCATTCTCTTTACTCCAATAAAGAAATTTTCCTTCGCGAATTGATTTCGAACGCATCAGATGCGGCTGATAAATTACGTTTCCGTGCATTATCAGATGCAGCGCTGTATGAAAATAACGGTGAGTTACATGTACGCATTTCCACTGATAAAGAAGCTCGTACTCTGACTATCAGTGATAATGGTATTGGGATGACCCGTGATGAAGTTATTGATAATCTCGGTACTATTGCAAAATCAGGTACAAAATCATTCTTAGAATCAATCGGACAAGATCAAGCTAAAGATAGCCAACTCATTGGCCAGTTTGGTGTTGGATTCTATTCTGCGTTTATCGTTGCAGATAAAGTAACAGTACGCACTAGAGCGGCTGGTGAAAGTGCAGATAAAGGTGTTTTTTGGGAGTCTGAAGGCGAAGGTGATTACACCGTTGCTGATATTGAAAAAGCGGAGCGTGGTACAGAAATTACACTTCATTTACGTGAAGGTGAAGATGAGTATTTAGATGATTGGCGCCTGCGTAGTATCATTAGTAAATATTCCGACCATATTTCTTTGCCTGTTGAAATTGAAACGAAAAATGAAGAAGACGGCACTGTAACATGGGAAAAAATTAATAAAGCGCAAGCACTTTGGACTCGTAATAAAGCTGAAGTAAGTGATGAAGAATATAAAGAGTTTTATAAACATATCTCTCATGACTTTGCAGATCCACTAAGCTGGGCACACAACCGCGTAGAAGGTAAGCAAGAGTATACAAGCTTATTATATGTGCCTTCAAAAGCGCCTTGGGATTTATGGAATCGTGAACAACGTCATGGTTTAAAACTGTATGTGCAGCGCGTCTTTATCATGGATGAAGCTGAGCAGTTTATGCCAAATTACCTACGCTTTATCCGTGGATTAGTGGATTCTAATGATTTACCGCTAAACGTTTCGCGTGAAATTTTACAAGACAGCTCTGTGACACGTAATTTACGCAGTGCATTAACGAAACGTGCATTACAGATGTTACAAAAATTGGCAGAAAACAAGCCGGAAGAGTATCAATCATTCTGGAAAGAGTTTGGTTTAGTCTTGAAAGAAGGCCCCGCAGAAGATTCATCTAACATTGAAACTATTGCAAAATTACTACGTTTTGCATCAACGCATAACGACAGTGATGCGCAAACAGTGTCATTGGAAGATTATGTTAGCCGTATGGTTGAAGGTCAGGAAAAAATCTATTACATCACCGCTGATAGTTATGCGGCTGCGAAAAATAGTCCTCATTTAGAGTTGTTCCGCAAAAAAGGTATCGAAGTACTGCTGTTATCTGATCGTATAGATGAGTGGATGATGAATTACCTGACTGAGTTTGATGGCAAATCATTCCAGTCTGTAAGTAAAGCTGATGAATCTCTTGATAAACTTGCTGATGAAGAGAAATTGGCAGAGCAAGAAGAAACAGATAAACAATTAGCTCCTTTTGTTGAACGTATTAAAACCTTGCTAGGGGATAAAGTTAAAGATGTGAAATTAACCCATCGTTTAACAGATACTCCTGCAATTGTGACAACCAGTGCTGACGAAATGACAACACAAATGGCAAAATTGTTTGCAGCAGCAGGACAACAAGTGCCAGAAGTGAAATACAACTTTGAGCTAAACCCAAATCACCCATTAGTGAAGAAAACAGCAGAACTTACGGATGACGCACTCTTTGCAGATTGGGTAAATTTATTACTGGATCAGGCTTTATTTGCTGAAAGAGGCTCTTTAGAAGATCCAAACCAGTTTATTCGCTTAGTGAATCAACTTTTAGTTCAAAAAGCGTAA
- the purT gene encoding formate-dependent phosphoribosylglycinamide formyltransferase, which translates to MTVLGTALTPNATKVMLLGAGELGKEVAIECQRLGIEVVAVDRYLNAPAMHVAHRHHVVNMLDSDALKQVIEQERPDFIVPEIEAIATTLLIELEQAGQNVVPCARAVKLTMDREGIRRLASETLHLPTSNYQFVDDEVSFKKAALEIGFPCIVKPVMSSSGKGQSVIRHENDLAQAWTYSQEGGRAGKGRVIVEKMIPFDFEITLLTIHAVDGIHFCAPIGHRQEKGDYRASWQPQKMSDIALAKAEHIASKVVENLGGYGLFGVELFVQGNEVFFNEVSPRPHDTGLVTLISQDLSEFALHVRAFLGYPIGGIRQLGACASAVILPALYSTNIVYSGIEKALKADRQIRLFAKPEIVGSRRLGVVLAHADTIKHALDEAIAGADAIIVNDAQK; encoded by the coding sequence ATGACAGTGCTGGGTACGGCTCTTACACCAAATGCAACAAAAGTGATGTTATTAGGTGCGGGTGAATTAGGCAAAGAAGTCGCGATAGAATGCCAACGATTAGGTATTGAAGTGGTTGCCGTTGATCGTTATCTCAATGCTCCTGCTATGCATGTTGCTCATCGCCATCATGTTGTAAATATGCTTGATAGCGATGCATTAAAACAAGTTATAGAACAAGAGCGACCGGATTTTATTGTTCCAGAAATTGAGGCTATAGCAACGACGTTACTGATTGAATTAGAACAAGCAGGGCAAAACGTTGTTCCTTGTGCGCGTGCTGTAAAGCTGACGATGGATAGAGAAGGGATCCGTCGTTTAGCCTCAGAAACATTACACTTACCTACATCAAACTATCAATTTGTTGACGATGAGGTGAGCTTTAAAAAAGCCGCATTAGAAATCGGCTTCCCTTGTATTGTAAAACCTGTCATGAGTTCATCAGGAAAAGGGCAAAGTGTTATTCGTCACGAAAACGATTTAGCTCAGGCTTGGACGTATTCGCAAGAGGGAGGGAGAGCAGGAAAAGGGCGCGTTATCGTAGAGAAAATGATCCCGTTTGATTTTGAGATCACGTTACTGACTATTCATGCTGTTGATGGGATCCATTTTTGTGCTCCTATTGGGCATCGACAAGAAAAGGGGGATTACCGAGCATCGTGGCAGCCTCAGAAAATGAGTGATATTGCACTTGCTAAAGCAGAGCATATCGCGAGTAAAGTGGTTGAAAACTTAGGGGGTTATGGTTTATTTGGTGTTGAATTATTTGTTCAAGGCAATGAGGTCTTCTTTAATGAAGTCTCACCTCGCCCTCATGATACAGGATTGGTAACACTCATTTCTCAAGATTTATCAGAGTTTGCTCTTCATGTTCGTGCTTTTTTAGGCTATCCCATTGGGGGGATCCGCCAATTAGGTGCTTGCGCATCGGCGGTTATTTTACCCGCGCTTTATAGTACAAATATTGTTTATTCTGGTATTGAAAAAGCGTTGAAGGCGGATCGCCAAATTCGCCTTTTTGCTAAGCCTGAAATTGTAGGCTCTCGCCGTCTTGGTGTTGTGCTTGCTCATGCTGATACAATAAAACATGCATTGGATGAAGCAATTGCAGGTGCTGACGCTATTATTGTCAATGACGCCCAAAAATAG
- the rarD gene encoding EamA family transporter RarD, with product MWAQSGAVLAIFSYILWGITPLFYRLLPGAQPLEMLAQRLIWSIPLLLLVRLFIKNRTRWYAVLQDKRSIFMCLFSSMAMAVSWCTFTYALTHQQVLEASLGYFINPLFSILLGVIFLKEKLNPAEKWAVVLICAGVGYQLWMYGELPVLAIMMGGAFAVYGLIRKFIRFDVITSLFMETLWLMPLAIGVTIWLLITDKSALPSADNLTRFYYVLTAPVTILPLLFFTAAVKRTTLTVIGLAQYIEPTIQFLLAVFLFHEAFDEVKGVSFSLIWLGLLCCILALIRKRLNYLKIQKGKRSQTV from the coding sequence ATGTGGGCTCAATCGGGCGCGGTATTAGCCATTTTTTCTTATATTCTTTGGGGGATAACCCCTCTGTTTTATCGGCTGTTACCTGGCGCGCAACCATTAGAAATGTTGGCTCAGCGTTTGATCTGGTCTATTCCTCTTTTATTACTCGTACGACTCTTTATTAAAAATAGGACACGATGGTACGCTGTTTTACAAGATAAGCGCTCTATTTTTATGTGTCTATTTAGCTCAATGGCGATGGCCGTTTCTTGGTGTACATTTACCTATGCATTAACACATCAACAAGTATTAGAAGCGAGCTTAGGGTATTTTATTAATCCACTTTTCTCAATTTTATTAGGCGTTATCTTTCTTAAAGAAAAGCTGAATCCAGCAGAAAAGTGGGCTGTCGTCTTAATCTGTGCGGGTGTGGGCTATCAATTGTGGATGTACGGCGAATTACCTGTACTCGCTATTATGATGGGAGGCGCATTTGCTGTATACGGTTTGATCCGTAAATTTATTCGTTTTGATGTGATCACTTCTTTATTTATGGAAACGCTCTGGTTAATGCCATTAGCAATAGGGGTTACTATTTGGTTATTGATAACAGATAAAAGTGCACTACCTTCTGCTGACAATCTGACGCGTTTTTATTATGTTTTAACCGCACCTGTCACTATATTGCCATTATTGTTCTTTACCGCAGCCGTTAAACGAACCACATTAACTGTCATCGGATTGGCGCAATATATTGAACCGACCATTCAATTTTTACTGGCTGTTTTCTTATTCCATGAAGCTTTTGATGAAGTAAAAGGCGTGAGTTTTTCGCTGATTTGGTTAGGGCTTTTATGCTGTATCTTAGCGCTTATTCGAAAACGCCTTAATTATCTAAAAATTCAAAAAGGAAAACGTAGCCAAACGGTGTAA
- a CDS encoding aminoimidazole riboside kinase — translation MKVWSLGDAVVDLIPLQNMQYEACAGGAPVNVAAGVAKLGQKSGFIGRVGEDAFGHFMQKTLFDLGVDTGSMEFDEFHRTSTVLVSLQENGERDFTFLVAESADQFLTEKSLPAFEKDILHFCSLALVNPICRSTLDCAIKNIKESGSLLSFDINLRPQMWRDHEEMREIIDNYAHKADILKLSEDELTWMTQEVTLNNALKKLEDYPARLKVITQGSKGCLVLTPNTQIAFSAFIVECIDTTGAGDAFMSGLLAALAEYGFAEDEPYLSKIVTQAAACGALATTQKGAIAAAPSRKKLHDFVQQQPPLHVREIF, via the coding sequence ATGAAAGTCTGGTCTTTAGGTGACGCTGTTGTTGACTTGATCCCATTGCAAAACATGCAATATGAAGCATGCGCAGGGGGCGCGCCTGTCAATGTTGCGGCGGGTGTGGCTAAACTGGGTCAAAAAAGTGGTTTTATTGGACGTGTCGGTGAAGATGCGTTCGGCCATTTTATGCAAAAAACATTGTTTGATCTGGGGGTTGATACTGGTTCAATGGAATTTGATGAGTTTCACCGTACCAGTACTGTTCTTGTCTCTTTGCAAGAAAATGGTGAGCGTGATTTTACTTTCTTAGTTGCTGAGTCTGCCGATCAATTTTTAACAGAAAAATCGTTGCCTGCGTTTGAAAAAGATATTTTGCATTTTTGCTCGTTAGCATTAGTTAATCCTATTTGTCGCTCAACCTTAGATTGTGCAATCAAAAATATTAAAGAAAGCGGTTCACTACTGAGTTTTGATATTAATTTGCGTCCTCAAATGTGGCGTGATCATGAAGAAATGCGCGAAATTATTGATAATTATGCGCATAAAGCTGACATATTAAAATTATCAGAAGATGAACTTACGTGGATGACACAAGAAGTGACATTGAATAATGCACTTAAAAAATTAGAAGATTATCCCGCTCGTTTAAAAGTGATCACTCAAGGCTCTAAAGGTTGTTTAGTTTTAACACCAAATACTCAAATCGCATTTAGTGCCTTTATCGTTGAATGTATTGATACAACAGGGGCTGGTGATGCCTTTATGTCGGGTTTGCTCGCTGCGCTTGCTGAATATGGGTTTGCTGAAGATGAACCATATTTATCAAAAATAGTAACGCAAGCGGCTGCTTGTGGCGCTTTAGCCACCACTCAAAAAGGAGCGATAGCAGCGGCACCCAGTCGTAAAAAATTACATGATTTTGTTCAGCAACAACCGCCTTTACATGTTAGGGAGATTTTCTAA
- a CDS encoding glycoside hydrolase family 32 protein has translation MKHRLEQSTKALNTLIEKRGNKFYPQFHLAAPAGWLNDPNGLIYHDGLYHAFYQHHPYSQDWGPMHWGHATSSDMIHWQHQPIALTPGDDYDKSGCFSGSAISHEGKLYLFYTGHNWLADEGDDSQIYEAQCVAISEDGIHFEKKGIVLEPPKGYMHFRDPKVWYQEGKWWMVVGARDEKDQGQVLLFSSETLFVEGQQWNNDYTVLGKTDDKNVYMWECPDFFPISQENEFAIVFSPQGKRAEGYQYRNLFQSGALIGQWSPNQPFKPQGHFIELDNGHDYYAPQSFTTPDGRRVSMGWMDMWNSPMPSKSEFWSGCFTLPREITFDKSKNRLRMIPVKEIESLRQKKQMIQPVTLSNQSIELINNASAIELDLTFSLDSHAEKFGLWLGEGLELFVDNQSHRFVLNRHYPQHNISGARSIPLPEGYELNLRIFIDRSSIEIFVNKGEFTLSSRYYAQEETQALRLFAMNGDATLINGKYWQLNSIYSY, from the coding sequence ATGAAACACCGCTTAGAACAATCAACAAAGGCCTTAAATACTTTAATTGAAAAACGAGGTAATAAATTTTATCCCCAGTTTCATTTAGCCGCGCCTGCAGGTTGGTTGAATGATCCTAATGGTCTTATTTATCATGATGGTTTATATCATGCCTTTTATCAGCACCACCCTTATTCTCAAGACTGGGGGCCAATGCATTGGGGACATGCCACAAGCTCCGATATGATCCACTGGCAACACCAACCGATTGCACTAACTCCGGGAGATGACTACGACAAAAGTGGTTGTTTCTCAGGATCAGCAATTAGCCATGAAGGCAAACTCTATCTTTTCTATACAGGGCACAACTGGTTAGCAGACGAAGGTGATGATAGCCAAATCTATGAAGCACAATGTGTTGCTATTAGTGAAGATGGTATTCATTTCGAGAAAAAAGGGATCGTCTTAGAGCCACCTAAAGGTTATATGCATTTTCGTGATCCGAAAGTCTGGTATCAAGAAGGTAAATGGTGGATGGTTGTTGGTGCGCGTGATGAAAAAGATCAAGGACAAGTCCTACTCTTCTCTAGCGAAACCTTATTTGTAGAGGGTCAGCAGTGGAACAACGATTACACTGTTTTAGGGAAAACAGATGATAAAAATGTTTATATGTGGGAGTGCCCTGATTTCTTCCCTATTAGTCAAGAAAACGAATTTGCCATTGTCTTCTCACCACAAGGAAAACGCGCCGAAGGCTATCAATATCGCAATCTCTTTCAATCAGGTGCATTAATTGGCCAGTGGTCACCAAATCAACCATTTAAACCACAAGGTCACTTTATTGAACTCGATAATGGTCATGATTATTATGCACCACAATCATTTACGACACCTGATGGCCGTCGTGTTTCTATGGGATGGATGGATATGTGGAATTCACCAATGCCTTCAAAATCTGAATTCTGGTCTGGCTGCTTTACCCTCCCTAGAGAAATCACTTTTGATAAATCCAAAAATCGCTTACGCATGATCCCCGTTAAAGAAATCGAATCATTGCGCCAAAAAAAGCAGATGATTCAACCTGTTACACTCAGTAATCAATCTATCGAGCTAATAAATAATGCTTCCGCTATCGAACTCGATTTAACGTTCTCTTTAGACAGCCACGCTGAAAAATTTGGCTTATGGCTAGGTGAAGGTCTTGAGCTCTTTGTCGATAATCAATCACATCGTTTCGTTCTTAACCGTCATTATCCTCAGCACAACATAAGTGGCGCGAGAAGTATTCCATTACCTGAAGGTTATGAATTGAATTTACGTATTTTTATTGATCGCTCATCAATTGAAATCTTTGTCAACAAAGGTGAATTTACCCTTAGTAGCCGATATTATGCTCAAGAAGAAACTCAAGCTTTACGTCTTTTTGCCATGAATGGTGATGCAACATTGATTAATGGTAAATATTGGCAGCTAAATAGTATTTACTCATATTGA
- a CDS encoding LacI family DNA-binding transcriptional regulator, which translates to MASLKDVARLASVSLMTVSRAINNPELLKPETLKQVQNAIDQLNYVPDYSARKIRGQGTKVSSIGVLAIDTATTPFSVEMILSIEQTAREFGWSSFVVNLTAQDCYENAIWQLLAQRPDGIIYTTMGLREITVHEKLRDKNLVLANCLDKTHAFPTYIPDDYHGQYFAMKKVIEKGYRRPLCFYIPTESVAGPIRRKAVEDAWQEAGLPLADLQQYTMMFGDEHYRDVIEILKKHCIHQKADFDILICGNDRIAFLAYQVLLSMGLQIPEQVAVLGFDNMIGTGELFYPPLTTVQLPHYELGKEATLHIIQERNHKDTLHVPCQLVERESI; encoded by the coding sequence ATGGCGTCACTGAAAGATGTAGCTCGACTTGCTTCCGTTTCTTTGATGACAGTCTCAAGAGCAATTAATAACCCTGAGTTATTAAAACCAGAAACACTGAAACAAGTCCAAAATGCGATTGATCAACTTAACTATGTTCCAGATTATTCTGCACGAAAAATTCGTGGGCAAGGAACAAAAGTGTCATCAATTGGTGTTTTAGCGATTGATACCGCCACGACACCATTTTCTGTTGAAATGATTTTATCCATAGAACAAACCGCAAGAGAATTTGGTTGGAGTTCATTTGTGGTCAATTTGACTGCACAAGATTGTTATGAAAATGCCATTTGGCAACTTTTGGCTCAACGCCCAGATGGGATTATCTATACCACGATGGGGTTGCGTGAAATCACGGTACATGAAAAGTTGCGTGATAAGAATTTAGTGTTAGCAAACTGTTTGGATAAAACCCACGCTTTTCCAACTTATATTCCTGATGATTATCATGGGCAGTACTTTGCGATGAAAAAAGTCATCGAAAAAGGGTATCGTCGCCCATTGTGTTTTTATATACCCACAGAGTCTGTTGCTGGTCCTATTCGTCGTAAAGCGGTTGAAGATGCTTGGCAAGAAGCTGGGTTGCCATTGGCGGATCTTCAACAATATACGATGATGTTTGGAGATGAGCACTACCGTGATGTCATTGAAATATTGAAAAAGCATTGTATTCATCAAAAAGCTGACTTTGATATCCTCATTTGTGGTAATGACCGTATTGCGTTTTTAGCGTACCAAGTTTTACTTTCTATGGGGTTACAGATCCCAGAGCAAGTGGCTGTTTTGGGATTTGATAATATGATTGGTACAGGAGAGTTGTTTTATCCACCCTTAACGACCGTACAATTGCCTCATTATGAATTAGGTAAAGAAGCGACGTTACATATTATTCAAGAACGAAACCATAAAGATACCCTACATGTACCTTGTCAATTAGTTGAACGTGAGTCTATTTAA
- a CDS encoding response regulator transcription factor → MESIIHLITFEDDSTKVQLKAVLSSLAANVKTYSNEQAFLKYYFSSIKGAHKECIIINTKNSAAPSIALIKELNKLKNIIPVIIISGDSSIESCRNAFKSGAFEYLTRPLNVNELLNIVSESFLHYESEVEEFRTYISLKDKFSKLSNREKEVMEMILEGNTSKEAAEKLSLSPRTVEVHRSNMYTKLKIRSLPQLVQEYDFFKKYDLRAS, encoded by the coding sequence ATGGAATCAATAATCCACTTAATCACTTTTGAAGATGACAGTACAAAAGTTCAACTTAAAGCTGTTCTTTCTTCTTTAGCGGCTAATGTGAAAACCTATTCAAATGAACAGGCTTTCTTGAAATACTATTTTTCATCGATAAAAGGAGCTCATAAAGAGTGCATCATAATTAATACAAAAAACAGTGCAGCCCCCTCAATTGCACTGATTAAAGAACTCAACAAATTGAAAAATATCATCCCTGTTATTATTATTTCGGGGGACAGTTCCATTGAGAGTTGTCGTAACGCATTTAAATCAGGGGCATTTGAATATTTAACTCGCCCACTAAATGTGAATGAGCTTCTTAATATTGTCTCGGAATCTTTCCTACATTATGAAAGTGAGGTTGAGGAATTCCGAACATATATATCTTTAAAAGATAAGTTTAGTAAGTTATCTAATAGAGAAAAAGAGGTTATGGAGATGATCCTTGAAGGAAACACGAGTAAAGAAGCGGCAGAAAAACTTTCGCTATCACCTCGTACCGTTGAAGTTCATCGTTCAAACATGTACACAAAATTGAAAATAAGATCACTACCACAATTAGTACAAGAGTATGATTTCTTTAAAAAATATGACTTAAGAGCAAGCTGA
- a CDS encoding CDP-alcohol phosphatidyltransferase family protein, which translates to MNAQDKNRRPIKARQTSWATKCSRYLQRKGATPNGISVFSVIFALLAGLSLFCALYYASGLLRSMSLIFGAIMIQGRLICNLLDGMVAVEGGMKSPVGAVYNELPDRIADTFIILGVGYGLSSDFSMAITLGWVGAFFAVMTAYVRVLGGTCGLDQQFTGPMAKQHRMALLTSVAVIAAFIPGLWGVWLFFISLWIIILGSMLTTIFRTRQILRDLAQGV; encoded by the coding sequence ATGAACGCTCAAGATAAAAACCGTCGCCCGATAAAAGCAAGACAAACAAGCTGGGCTACAAAATGCAGTCGATACTTACAACGAAAAGGGGCAACCCCTAACGGTATTTCCGTGTTTAGTGTCATATTTGCATTACTCGCAGGCTTATCACTTTTTTGTGCTCTCTATTATGCATCTGGGTTATTACGCTCAATGTCACTGATCTTTGGCGCTATCATGATCCAAGGTCGCCTCATTTGTAATTTATTAGATGGTATGGTTGCCGTTGAAGGCGGCATGAAAAGCCCAGTAGGTGCTGTTTATAATGAATTACCAGACAGAATCGCCGATACCTTCATTATTTTGGGGGTCGGTTATGGTCTCTCTTCTGACTTTTCTATGGCCATCACATTGGGCTGGGTGGGCGCTTTTTTTGCGGTAATGACCGCTTATGTTCGTGTATTGGGGGGGACTTGTGGATTAGATCAACAATTTACAGGCCCAATGGCAAAACAACACCGAATGGCATTATTAACCTCAGTAGCTGTTATTGCTGCATTTATTCCTGGTCTTTGGGGAGTATGGCTCTTTTTTATTTCATTATGGATTATTATCTTAGGTTCAATGCTGACCACAATTTTCAGAACCCGTCAAATTTTACGGGATTTAGCACAAGGTGTCTGA